TCGTTTGCGTGGAGCGTTTTTGTATTGTTCACTATGACTCGTTTAAATTATTATACTGCTCACGATTTCTATTTTGAGTCTGCCGGAATGATTCTCACTCTTATAACCGTCGGAAAAATGCTCGAAGCTAAATCTAAGGGACGCACAACTGACGCGCTGAAAAGTTTAATGAAGCTAGCTCCGAAAACCGCAAATATTTTACGTAACAATCAAGAAATTACAGTCCCGATCGAACAAGTACAGCGAGGAACAATTTTTGTTATCAGACCCGGCGAAAATATCCCCGTCGACGGCATTATAATTGAAGGAGTCAGCGCAGTAAATGAGTCAGCCCTCACCGGTGAAAGCATACCAGTTGACAAAGCAGCCGGAGACTCTGTATCTGCCGGAACTGTCAATCAATCAGGTTTTATGAAGTGTGAAGCGACTCGAGTCGGCCAAGATACAACTTTATCGCAAATTATAAAAATGGTCTCTGACGCGTCCGCAACTAAAGCACCCGTCGCAAAAATCGCTGATAAAGTCTGCGGAATATTTGTCCCTGCTGTAATATTAATTGCGGTTATAACTGTTATATCATGGCTCATTGCGGGAAAAACTTTCGGCGATGCTTTATCGTACGGGATTGCAGTATTAGTTATCAGCTGTCCTTGTGCGCTTGGACTTGCGACTCCTGTTGCTATAATGGTCGGAAATGGAATCGGCGCGAAAAACGGAATATTATTCAAGACCGCCGAATCTCTCGAACAGACCGGAAAAATGAAAATTGCTGTGTTCGACAAAACCGGAACAATTACCAGCGGTGAACCCAAAGTAACAGACATAATACCGATCGAGAACGAGAAATATTTATTGATGATTGCTTATTCACTTGAGAACAAGAGCGAGCACCCATTAGCAAAGGCCATTACAGATTTTGCGCGCACAAGAGATTTAGTGCCTTATGAGGTCGAAAATTTTCATGCTTTGCCGGGCAATGGTTTAATTGCGACATTACCGGGGGGATCTGAATTAACCGGCGGGAGCGTGAGATTTATTACTGCAAAATTTGATATTCCCGTGAAATATATCAAGAAGGCTGAAGAACTCGCGCAAAACGGCAAGACTCCTTTAATGTTCGTGCAGGATAAAAAATTGTTGGGAATTATCGCAGTTGCCGACACAATTAAACCCGACAGTCCGGAAGCAATAAAAGATTTACAGTCAATGGGAATTAGAGTCGTCATGTTAACCGGCGATAATGAGAAGACAGCGCAGGCAATAGGCATTCAAGCAGGAGTCAACGAAGTAATTGCAGGAGTAATGCCCGATGGTAAAGAGAGCGTCATTAGAGAGCTTCAAGGTTCAGGAAATGTCGCAATGACAGGAGACGGAATTAACGACGCACCAGCATTGACCCGCGCTGATATAGGAATAGCAATAGGAGCCGGCACAGATATAGCGATTGATGCTGCTGATGTTGTATTAATGAAGAGTAATTTGCTTGATGTTCCTGCTGCTGTAAGATTGAGTCGCGCTACATTAAGAAATATTCATCAAAATTTGTTCTGGGCATTTATTTATAACGTGATAGGGATTCCGTTAGCTGCTGGACTCTGGGGATTGAAATTAGATCCTATGTTCGGAGCTGCTGCAATGAGTCTTTCGAGTTTCTGTGTTGTAACAAATGCTTTGCGCCTAAATTTTATTGACATTCACAGAAAAAATGCAAAGGAGGCGAATAAATAAAATTCGAGTGCATGTGCTGAAATAGTGAAAATTTTAGACAACAGCTGTAATACTTCCTGACGATAAAAAATTTTTGCGTAATAATAACGGAGGTCAGAAAATGAGACGATTTATAATTTGTGTGCTGATAATTGCGTTAATAAGTTCGAGTGCATGTGCTGAAATTTGCGAATTTAAATATTTCTCGCTGAATATTCCTGAAGGCTGGTCGGCATCAGAAAAAATTTTAGAAAATGGTTCATCTATGGTCGCTGTACTTCCTGACGATGATAATATACCCGGTGCAATTGCTATAACGTCAGGGAGTCCGGGAAATCTCACAATAAAGGAAATCGCCGAGAATTACTCGAAAAATTTTAACGGCACTACACCAGAAAGCGGCGAAGATGGAATTTATATATTTGAGTTCAACGAAGGAAAAAGTTTCGCATTAATAGACGGAGACGAAAATTTTTACATGTTCACGGCAATAACCGCAACTGACGAAGAAAGCGAGACTAATAAAATATTGCTTGATATTCTTGACTCTATGGAATTAAAATAAGTAAAATATCTCAGCAAAATACGTAGAAAGGACGTAGACAAAAAATGTTTGAGCCGCTACCATTGAGCAACGAGCAACGAGCAACGAGCAACGAGCCTATCATTTACGAAAATTTTGAGCGTGAAAGATTGACTCCGATCTATGACATCATTGACCCATATTCAGAAATGAAGAAAAATGAGCGTTATTTTCTCAACGGCATAATAAGAGCATTAAAGCCGCGCAAGATTCTGGAAGTCGGAGTCTCTTCCGGCGGAGGCAGCGCAATAATTCTTAATGCAATATCAGATATTGAAGGCGCAAAATTATATTCCGTCGATTATTTAGAAAAAGCATATGGATATCCTGAAAAATTATCAGGCTTTCTCGTGAATGAAAAATTTTCCGAGCTTGCAAATAATGATAAATGGCAAATTTTTCGTGGAAGGGATATATCGTACTTTATTGAAGAAATCGGCGGAGATATTGATTTGCTTGTGCTTGATACGGAACATTTTCATCCGTGCGAGATGTTAAATTTTTTGTGCGTACTGCCGTTTATGAAGCGTGACTCTTGGTGTGTTCTACATGATATTAATATATGCGGGGTAATATTGAATCACGCTTTCAGAAATGCGCTTGCAACCCGTTATTTATTCGGTCATGTTGTATCTGATGAAAAAATTCTTCCCGTTTCAGATTATGATCAAGGTAGACCGGCCAATATCGGAGCTTTCAAAATTTCTGACGTAACAATGAAATATGCCGATAATTTATTTCAGAGCTTATTTATTCCTTGGAAACATGAACCTCTGATACGTGATATTAATGACATGCGAAATATAATCAAGAAATATTATTCAGTCGAGAACTATCAAAGATTTTGCGAAGCTCTAAAATTTCATGATTTTCTCTTTGAGCACCCTGTTTATGAACCAGTACCTATAGCACGAGCTTTTTTGCGCAGATATGCACCAAATTTCTACGGCTGGCTTCACAGGAAAAAAATTGAACGCAAGAATAAATTATCAAGTTAGAAGTTTTCTGCTAAAATATTTGCATTCATTCAGACAGTCTCACAAATTCGCGGGGCTGTCTATTTTTTACAACTACATTTACAACTACAAAAAAGTTATTTCACGCGTTTATATGCAAGACTTCACGAGACAAAAAAATTTTATAATCATGCAAAAAATTTTATTCGCGCGCGCAAAAAAACTCTCTCGAATGAATCACTCATCCAAGAGAGTAGGAGAAAAAAGTAATGAAAGAATGAAAGAATTATAATCTATTTGAATGTCTGTCTGCCAACAAATAAAATAATTCCCGTCTTATCATCAATCACAAAATATAAAAACGGTCTGTCCGCATGAAATTCTTTAACGTCAAGTGGCTGCAAAGACGTAACTTTTACCATTGTTATAGCAGTTGCAGCGGCGGCTTCGGTTTTCTTCTCGTCGACTTCTATAAAAGTTTTGTGAATAATAGCATCAATTTTGAGTCCTTCATCACTTGTAATTCCGGAAAAATCTGCATCATCACTAAAAGCTGTCTTCACTCCCAGAGTCATAAATAAATCATTGAGATTAAATTTACTCTCCGTCTTGAACTTCGGCAGCCATAAATCAACGCGAAAATCTTTCATCGACTTTGCAATATTCGCAAAAATTAAATGATTCAAGCCCTCCAAGCCCGTTTTGCCGTCTTCAGGTAAAAGCACAATCATTGACATATCGCAATTTTTGTAAGGGAGTCTGACAAATTTCATTCCGTCAAGCTCGCCATACTGCAAATTCTCGCGCTTCTGCATTGTAGGAACATCAATAAACTTTTTGCCGGAATAATTGAAAGGTTTTAGACTCGTTAAATTATTATCGAACGGGTCAAGCCATTCAGCATTGAAATATACTGCATTC
The sequence above is a segment of the Synergistaceae bacterium genome. Coding sequences within it:
- a CDS encoding copper-translocating P-type ATPase, translating into MSEHYNITGMSCAACSARVERVVKKLPGITSCSVSLLTNSMIVEGSAKPSEIIAAVEKAGYGASLNAPEVNAQINSESNDSLTDKETPILKRRLIFSLIFLAVLMYFSMGQMIKLPLPEFFAGNNIAIGLTQLLLAAIIMIINQKFFVSGFTSLFHFAPNMDTLVAMGSFASFAWSVFVLFTMTRLNYYTAHDFYFESAGMILTLITVGKMLEAKSKGRTTDALKSLMKLAPKTANILRNNQEITVPIEQVQRGTIFVIRPGENIPVDGIIIEGVSAVNESALTGESIPVDKAAGDSVSAGTVNQSGFMKCEATRVGQDTTLSQIIKMVSDASATKAPVAKIADKVCGIFVPAVILIAVITVISWLIAGKTFGDALSYGIAVLVISCPCALGLATPVAIMVGNGIGAKNGILFKTAESLEQTGKMKIAVFDKTGTITSGEPKVTDIIPIENEKYLLMIAYSLENKSEHPLAKAITDFARTRDLVPYEVENFHALPGNGLIATLPGGSELTGGSVRFITAKFDIPVKYIKKAEELAQNGKTPLMFVQDKKLLGIIAVADTIKPDSPEAIKDLQSMGIRVVMLTGDNEKTAQAIGIQAGVNEVIAGVMPDGKESVIRELQGSGNVAMTGDGINDAPALTRADIGIAIGAGTDIAIDAADVVLMKSNLLDVPAAVRLSRATLRNIHQNLFWAFIYNVIGIPLAAGLWGLKLDPMFGAAAMSLSSFCVVTNALRLNFIDIHRKNAKEANK
- a CDS encoding class I SAM-dependent methyltransferase, which produces MFEPLPLSNEQRATSNEPIIYENFERERLTPIYDIIDPYSEMKKNERYFLNGIIRALKPRKILEVGVSSGGGSAIILNAISDIEGAKLYSVDYLEKAYGYPEKLSGFLVNEKFSELANNDKWQIFRGRDISYFIEEIGGDIDLLVLDTEHFHPCEMLNFLCVLPFMKRDSWCVLHDINICGVILNHAFRNALATRYLFGHVVSDEKILPVSDYDQGRPANIGAFKISDVTMKYADNLFQSLFIPWKHEPLIRDINDMRNIIKKYYSVENYQRFCEALKFHDFLFEHPVYEPVPIARAFLRRYAPNFYGWLHRKKIERKNKLSS
- a CDS encoding serpin family protein: MKKLAVILAFILAFESVALAADSAAVINNFAFNAAKLIAESSPEGNFFFSPYSIITAFGMVYAGAKGLTANEIERALNFSPEIHKNLGLLAKEINHEIFKSANRVWLQKGLTLNDDYKTLLADNYLSSAYELDFTNSLDSSRRFINNWVSRQTQGRIKDLLSTLTRGTLMILTNAVYFNAEWLDPFDNNLTSLKPFNYSGKKFIDVPTMQKRENLQYGELDGMKFVRLPYKNCDMSMIVLLPEDGKTGLEGLNHLIFANIAKSMKDFRVDLWLPKFKTESKFNLNDLFMTLGVKTAFSDDADFSGITSDEGLKIDAIIHKTFIEVDEKKTEAAAATAITMVKVTSLQPLDVKEFHADRPFLYFVIDDKTGIILFVGRQTFK